A stretch of Triticum aestivum cultivar Chinese Spring chromosome 1D, IWGSC CS RefSeq v2.1, whole genome shotgun sequence DNA encodes these proteins:
- the LOC123182627 gene encoding auxin response factor 14: protein MGIDLNSVEEDGEAAAVGVCGELWHACAGPGVALPRRGSAVVYLPQAHLAAGGGEAPAPAPAGAPRVPPHVACRVVGVELCADAATDEVYARLALLADAEMFRQNVRESASEEGEDEMAGGDGEKKPRMPHMFCKTLTASDTSTHGGFSVPRRAAEDCFAPLDYKQVRPSQELVAKDLHGTQWRFRHIYRGQPRRHLLTTGWSSFVNKKKLVSGDAVLFLRGDDGELRLGVRRAVQLRNEALFRAVNSNESKLHTLSAVASSLENRSIFHVCFDPRSGASEFIVPYWRFSKSLNHPFSIGMRFKDSNDSDDANERSTGLISGISEVDPIRWPGSKWRCLQVRWDDGNHCNHQRRVSPWEIERIGGSIQVNDCLSASSSKRAKLYFPQGNLDAPVTDGNDFPDPVETGSFHRVLQGQELLMGSRAQGAARSRSPDVAKFRPPDHQRFSANAGSYMPQQSPAEFPYHSSGFGESLGFPEVLQGQEMSRALRFYSQGSAFDARAQHGPFGYAQRSAAPGGLSPAAQGYALGQFTPSSAAAKVSSPSSVLMFNQATVPQFDLEGRTSGYRGAYGGQCPPGIEMVRETEEAWPCAQRRTPSVTGTGCRRFEEWIMASTPASADGGRPRSAAAGDVVGRSSCRLFGFSLTDQKVLGGAGEGAAKEGDAADEAVECADPRVLDLFGRGHPAPAALHAIVAAPLGM from the exons ATGGGGATCGACCTGAACAgcgtggaggaggacggggaggcggCGGCTGTCGGCGTGTGCGGGGAGCTGTGGCACGCGTGCGCTGGGCCCGGGGTGGCGCTGCCCAGGCGCGGGAGCGCCGTCGTGTACCTGCCGCAGGCGCACctcgcggcgggcggcggggaggccCCGGCCCCGGCGCCGGCCGGGGCGCCGCGCGTGCCGCCCCACGTGGCGTGCCGCGTCGTCGGCGTCGAGCTTTGC GCGGATGCGGCGACGGACGAGGTGTACGCGCGCCTCGCGCTGCTGGCGGACGCCGAG ATGTTCAGACAAAACGTCCGTGAGTCTGCATCCGAAGAGGGGGAGGACGAGATGGCCGGTGGTGACGGAGAGAAGAAGCCCCGTATGCCTCACATGTTCTGCAAGACCCTCACTGCCTCCGATACGAGCACGCATGGAGGTTTCTCTGTTCCTCGCCGGGCAGCCGAGGACTGTTTCGCACCTTTG GACTACAAGCAGGTCAGGCCTTCTCAAGAGCTCGTTGCCAAGGACTTGCATGGCACACAGTGGAGGTTTCGCCATATTTATAGAG GTCAACCTCGTAGGCATCTTCTAACAACAGGCTGGAGTTCGTTTGTCAACAAGAAAAAACTTGTCTCCGGGGATGCAGTCTTATTTCTTCG agGCGATGATGGTGAGCTAAGATTGGGTGTACGGAGAGCAGTTCAGCTTAGAAATGAAGCCCTTTTTAGAGCTGTCAACAGTAATGAATCAAAGCTGCACACACTATCTGCTGTTGCCAGTTCCTTGGAAAATAGAAGTATTTTCCATGTTTGTTTCGACCCAAG GAGTGGCGCATCAGAATTTATTGTGCCATATTGGAGGTTCTCTAAGAGCTTGAACCATCCGTTTTCCATTGGAATGAGGTTTAAAGATTCCAATGACAGTGATGATGCAAATGAGAG GTCTACTGGATTGATTTCAGGTATTAGTGAAGTAGACCCCATAAGATGGCCTGGATCAAAATGGAGATGCCTACAG GTAAGATGGGATGATGGTAACCATTGCAACCACCAACGCAGGGTTTCTCCGTGGGAGATCGAGAGAATTGGTGGTTCAATTCAAGTTAATGATTGTCTGTCAGCATCCAGTTCGAAGCGAGCCAAATTGTACTTTCCTCAAGGCAATTTGGATGCTCCAGTTACTG ATGGAAATGATTTTCCGGACCCGGTGGAAACAGGAAGCTTCCACAGGGTCTTGCAAGGTCAAGAATTGTTGATGGGCTCTAGGGCTCAGGGCGCCGCGCGCTCCCGGTCACCAGACGTCGCAAAGTTTCGCCCTCCGGATCACCAGCGGTTCTCTGCAAATGCGGGGAGCTACATGCCGCAGCAGAGCCCGGCGGAGTTTCCCTACCATTCCTCAGGCTTCGGCGAATCCCTCGGGTTCCCAGAGGTCTTGCAAGGTCAAGAAATGTCTCGAGCACTTCGCTTCTACTCCCAAGGAAGTGCTTTTGACGCCCGCGCGCAGCACGGCCCGTTCGGCTACGCGCAACGGTCAGCTGCGCCGGGTGGACTGTCGCCTGCAGCTCAAGGGTATGCTCTCGGGCAGTTCAcgccgtcgtcggcggcggcgaaagTGTCCTCTCCCTCCTCCGTCCTGATGTTCAACCAGGCGACGGTCCCGCAGTTCGACTTGGAAGGCAGAACCAGCGGCTACAGAGGCGCGTATGGCGGCCAGTGTCCTCCCGGCATAGAGATGGTGAGGGAGACGGAGGAGGCCTGGCCGTGCGCACAGCGCCGGACGCCAAGCGTGACGGGGACGGGGTGCCGCCGGTTCGAAGAATGGATCATGGCTTCGACTCCGGCGAGTGCTGACGGTGGCAGGCCCAGGTCGGCGGCTGCCGGAGACGTCGTCGGGCGGAGCAGTTGCAGGCTGTTTGGGTTCTCCCTGACTGATCAGAAGGTGCTGGGAGGAGCAGGTGAGGGTGCTGCCAAGGAAGGGGACGCGGCTGATGAGGCGGTGGAGTGCGCCGACCCGCGGGTGCTCGACTTGTTTGGGCGCGGCCACCCTGCCCCTGCTGCGCTGCATGCCATCGTCGCTGCTCCCCTGGGAATGTGA
- the LOC123182628 gene encoding O-methyltransferase ZRP4 has product MALTVKSTDDHALLNAEHELWATTFSYIKSMALKSALDLRLADAIHHHGGGATLPQIAARVTVHPSKIPCLRRLMRTLTVSGVFSVVQQQDVVVPAASVSNGTCNGGVAAEPLYALTPVSRLLVGSRNLVSIITMLLSPNFVTSFLGIGAWFEHSLPDPCLFTQAHGEALWTMADRDATFDALINDAMVSDSSFIMDIAIRECGEVLQGIGSLMDVGGGLGAAAQAISGAFPSLECTVMDLDHVVAKAPAGTDVNYVVGDMFESVPPADAVFLKWVLHDWGHEDCVKILKNCKKSIPPREKGGKVIIIDIVIGAGPSHVKHRELQSMFDLYMMIVDGIERDEQEWEKIFLEAGFSGYKVIHVLGFRSIIEVYP; this is encoded by the exons ATGGCGCTCACCGTCAAGAGCACCGACGACCACGCCCTGCTCAACGCCGAGCACGAGCTCTGGGCGACCACGTTCTCCTACATCAAGTCCATGGCGCTCAAGTCCGCCCTCGACCTCCGCCTCGCCGACGCCATCCACCACCACGGCGGCGGCGCCACCCTCCCCCAGATAGCCGCCAGGGTCACGGTGCACCCGTCCAAGATCCCCTGCCTGCGCCGCCTCATGCGCACGCTCACCGTCTCGGGCGTCTTCAGCGTAGTCCAGCAGCAGGACGTCGTCGTCCCGGCTGCCTCCGTGAGCAACGGCACCTGCAACGGCGGCGTCGCCGCCGAGCCCTTGTACGCCCTCACGCCGGTGtcccgcctcctcgtcggctcgcggaacctggtctcgatcatcaccATGCTCCTCAGCCCCAACTTCGTCACCTCATTCCTGGGGATCGGCGCGTGGTTCGAGCACTCGCTGCCGGACCCGTGCCTCTTCACGCAGGCGCACGGCGAGGCCCTGTGGACGATGGCCGACCGCGACGCCACCTTCGACGCGCTCATCAACGACGCGATGGTCTCCGACAGCAGCTTCATCATGGACATCGCCATCAGGGAGTGCGGCGAGGTCCTCCAGGGGATAGGCTCCCTGATGGACGTCGGGGGCGGCCTCGGCGCCGCGGCCCAGGCCATCTCCGGGGCGTTCCCAAGTCTGGAATGCACCGTGATGGACCTCGACCACGTCGTCGCCAAGGCTCCGGCTGGCACCGACGTGAACTACGTCGTCGGCGACATGTTCGAGAGCGTTCCGCCGGCAGACGCTGTCTTTCTCAAG TGGGTACTACATGACTGGGGACACGAGGACTGTGTCAAGATACTGAAGAACTGCAAGAAATCTATTCCTCCGAGAGAGAAAGGAGGAAAGGTAATAATCATCGACATAGTGATCGGAGCCGGACCGTCACATGTAAAGCACCGGGAGCTGCAATCCATGTTTGATCTCTACATGATGATTGTCGATGGCATTGAGCGAGATGAGCAAGAGTGGGAAAAGATCTTCCTCGAAGCTGGGTTTAGTGGCTACAAGGTAATACATGTTCTAGGGTTCAGGTCAATCATCGAGGTCTACCCATAA